From the Prunus dulcis unplaced genomic scaffold, ALMONDv2, whole genome shotgun sequence genome, one window contains:
- the LOC117612685 gene encoding uncharacterized protein LOC117612685 has translation MLYASHVGKGPSTRIKTYVPRHTCGRRQRTKYATSSWLSKRFDEELRDNPKMKVTDFMKLIRKHYAIDVTEAQVYKAKSFAKKRILGSIEEQYGKLWDYCEELKSNNPGSTVIVKTELQGENPIFKRIYVCFGALKKGFVEGCRQVVGFDGCHVKGSHLGQILSAVGIDGNNGMYPIAFAVVEVENTETWGWFFDIFFQDVGIENGNGWVFITDKQKGLGNALHALMPNAEHRHCVRHLHNNFKLAGHTGAAFKQRLWAAARATTIPVFEAEMEQMLGQSQAAYKWLQERPAAHWSRSHFSTVPKCDILLNNLCECFNAAILEARDKPIVTLLERIRTYLMLRMARLRETVWPHEVGPRIFGIVEKNSIESGHCIASYAGGGKYQVNSMLGAMFVVDLERHTCTCRKWDLSGIPCPHALASIAKSEHSPLDFVHALYKRPAYDRAYEGYISPMPSQAYWRKTGHVPIKPPVYRIQPGRPKLSRNREADEIPKGATKLKRYGIVITCRNCGQEGHNFAGCPQLRQGQPRGRARCGRRGRGAVRGRGARGKGAATANGDVDTTSVNASGTTASGTTTVRGVKRGRGVVSEQQQTQARPKFNVKRGAQAPYVIRKTNVFADSQAGQSSQAPSGPAPRSQAPSGPAPSKQAPSQSVPHSQGPSQPAPRSQAPPQPAQSSQAHQGSSSQPQPMVTSPKRPRLKSPAKRIRPWRV, from the exons ATGCTATATGCTTCTCATGTGGGGAAAGGTCCAAGTACAAGGATTAAGACATATGTTCCAAGGCATACATGTGGAAGGAGGCAAAGAACCAAGTATGCCACTTCATCATGGCTGTCTAAGAGGTTTGATGAGGAGTTAAGAGATAATCCCAAAATGAAAGTGACAGATTTCATGAAGTTAATAAGGAAACATTATGCCATAGATGTAACTGAGGCTCAAGTTTATAAAGCCAAGAGTTTTGCAAAAAAGAGAATTCTAGGCAGTATTGAAGAGCAATATGGTAAGTTGTGGGATTATTGTGAAGAGTTAAAGAGCAATAACCCTGGCAGTACTGTTATTGTGAAAACTGAATTGCAAGGTGAGAATCCTATTTTCAAGAGGATTTATGTATGTTTTGGAGCACTTAAAAAGGGATTTGTGGAAGGATGTAGACAAGTGGTGGGTTTTGATGGGTGCCATGTTAAGGGGTCTCATCTAGGGCAGATTCTAAGTGCAGTTGGGATTGATGGAAATAATGGGATGTATCCAATTGCTTTTGCGGttgttgaagttgaaaataCAGAGACTTGGGGTTGGTTCTTTGACATATTCTTTCAAGATGTAGGTATTGAAAATGGCAATGGATGGGTTTTCATTACTGATAAGCAAAAGGGTTTGGGGAATGCCCTTCATGCTTTGATGCCCAATGCTGAGCACAGGCATTGTGTGAGGCACTTGCACAATAATTTCAAGCTTGCAGGCCATACTGGTGCAGCTTTCAAGCAGAGGTTGTGGGCAGCAGCTAGGGCAACAACAATACCTGTATTTGAAGCTGAAATGGAGCAGATGTTGGGTCAATCTCAGGCAGCTTATAAGTGGCTTCAGGAGAGACCAGCTGCTCATTGGAGTAGATCACACTTTAGTACAGTCCCAAAGTGTGATATACTTCTAAACAACTTGTGTGAGTGTTTTAATGCTGCAATTCTAGAAGCAAGAGATAAGCCCATTGTTACTCTTTTGGAGAGAATTAGAACCTACTTGATGCTTAGAATGGCTAGACTTAGAGAGACAGTGTGGCCCCATGAGGTTGGTCCAAGAATATTTGGTATTGTGGAGAAGAATTCAATTGAAAGTGGCCACTGCATAGCTTCGTATGCTGGTGGGGGGAAGTATCAAGTTAATAGCATGTTGGGAGCTATGTTTGTTGTGGATTTAGAAAGGCATACATGTACCTGCAGAAAATGGGACTTAAGTGGAATTCCTTGTCCACATGCCTTGGCTTCAATAGCAAAGAGTGAGCACAGCCCTCTGGATTTTGTGCATGCACTTTACAAAAGGCCGGCATATGATAGGGCTTATGAGGGCTATATATCTCCAATGCCTAGTCAAGCATATTGGAGAAAAACAGGGCATGTACCTATCAAGCCACCTGTTTATCGCATCCAACCAGGAAGGCCCAAACTTAGCAGAAATAGAGAAGCTGATGAAATACCAAAAGGGGCAACAAAACTTAAAAGGTATGGCATTGTAATCACGTGCCGCAACTGTGGACAAGAAGGTCACAATTTTGCTGGCTGTCCCCAACTTCGACAG GGGCAACCTAGAGGTAGAGCAAGATGCGGTAGAAGGGGAAGAGGAGCTGTGAGGGGAAGAGGTGCAAGGGGAAAAGGAGCTGCAACTGCTAATGGAGATGTTGATACTACAAGTGTCAATGCAAGTGGAACAACTGCAAGTGGAACAACAACTGTCAGAGGTGTTAAGAGAGGCAGAGGTGTTGTCAGTGAACAACAACAAACTCAGGCCAGACCAAAGTTTAAT GTGAAAAGAGGAGCTCAAGCCCCCTATGTCATAAGGAAGACCAATGTATTTGCTGATTCACAAGCTGGCCAAAGTTCACAAGCTCCTTCAGGACCTGCCCCAAGGTCACAAGCTCCTTCAGGACCTGCCCCAAGTAAACAAGCTCCTTCACAATCTGTCCCACATTCACAAGGTCCTTCACAACCTGCCCCAAGGTCACAAGCTCCTCCACAACCTGCCCAAAGTTCACAAGCTCATCAAGGTTCAAGTTCACAACCTCAACCTATGGTAACTTCTCCAAAAAGGCCTAGGTTAAAATCTCCAGCAAAACGAATAAGGCCATGGAGAGTTT